A section of the Malania oleifera isolate guangnan ecotype guangnan chromosome 2, ASM2987363v1, whole genome shotgun sequence genome encodes:
- the LOC131147812 gene encoding acetylornithine aminotransferase, mitochondrial-like isoform X1, giving the protein MCECYLGGSHNKLIFPSLFSCLNPTHFSSSAHPKPPKSYSRPRYCSLPGPFGGRRVVNCVNVDVKASELGKLEAGRVTKEVMEAEGRVLVGTYARSPVVLSSGKGCKLYDCEGKEYLDMTAGIAVNALGHGDPDWLRAVTEQANVLTHVSNVYYSIPQVELAKRLIACSFADRVFFTNSGTEANEAAIKFARKFQRFSQPDGKQLPTEFISFKNSFHGRTMGALALTSKEHYRSPFEPIMPGVTFLEYGNIKAATELIQCGKIAAVFVEPIQGEGGVYSATKEFLQSLRTACDDAGSLLVFDEVQCGLGRTGCLWAHEAYAILPDMMTLAKPLAGGLPIGAVLVTERVAAAINSGDHGSTFAGGPLVCNAAIAVLDKISNPAFLASVSEKGQYLKDMLTRKLGGNSHVRKVRGRGLIIGIELDVPASPLVDACRKSGLLILTAGEGNIVRLVPPLIISEQELDHAVEILSECLPVLDENN; this is encoded by the exons ATGTGCGAATGCTACTTGGGCGGGTCGCATAACAAGCTcatctttccttctctcttctcctGCTTAAACCCTACTCATTTCTCTTCGTCCGCCCACCCAAAGCCTCCTAAGTCTTACTCAAGACCCCGTTATTGCAGCCTGCCAG GTCCATTTGGTGGTCGCAGGGTGGTTAATTGTGTTAATGTGGATGTGAAGGCATCAGAATTGGGGAAGCTAGAGGCTGGGAGAGTGACCAAGGAAGTGATGGAGGCGGAGGGCAGAGTTCTGGTGGGTACATATGCGAGGTCCCCGGTGGTGCTCAGTAGTGGCAAGGGTTGTAAATTGTATGACTGTGAAGGGAAAGAGTACTTGGACATGACTGCAGGGATTGCAGTGAATGCACTTGGACATGGCGATCCAGATTGGCTGAGGGCAGTCACAGAGCAGGCAAATGTGCTCACGCATGTTAGCAACGTTTATTATTCAATCCCTCAG GTGGAGCTTGCTAAACGCCTTATTGCTTGTTCATTTGCTGATCGTGTCTTTTTCACAAATTCTGGAACCGAAGCAAATGAAGCTGCTATTAAATTTGCAAGAAAATTCCAACGATTTTCACAGCCTGATGGGAAGCAGCTACCAACAGAGttcatttcttttaaaaatagcTTCCATGGAAGGACCATGGGTGCTCTTGCCTTGACAAGCAAAGAGCATTACAGATCACCTTTTGAACCTATCATGCCTGGGGTTACCTTTTTGGAGTATGGGAATATTAAAGCTGCTACAGAACTGATACAGTGTGGCAAAATTGCTGCAGTTTTTGTGGAACCCATCCAAGGGGAAGGTGGTGTATATAGTGCCACAAAGGAATTTTTGCAATCCTTACGCACTGCTTGTGATGATGCTGGGTCTCTTCTAGTCTTCGATGAG GTTCAATGTGGCTTAGGCCGAACTGGTTGTCTATGGGCACATGAAGCATATGCTATATTGCCGGATATGATGACACTTGCCAAGCCTCTTGCTGGAGGCCTACCCATTGGAGCCGTACTAGTGACTGAAAGAGTTGCTGCTGCTATAAATTCTGGAGATCATGGGAGCACTTTTGCTGGCGGGCCCCTTGTCTGCAATGCTGCCATTGCTGTTCTTGACAAAATCTCAAACCCAGCTTTTTTGGCCAGTGTCTCCGAAAAGGGTCAGTACTTAAAAGACATGCTGACACGTAAACTGGGAGGAAACTCACATGTGAGAAAAGTACGAGGGCGCGGGCTCATTATTGGGATAGAACTGGATGTTCCTGCTTCACCTCTTGTGGATGCTTGTAGAAAATCGGGTCTTTTAATATTAACTGCAGGAGAAGGAAACATAGTCAGGCTTGTTCCTCCATTGATAATTTCAGAACAGGAATTGGACCATGCAGTCGAGATTTTGTCTGAATGTTTGCCCGTACTTGACGAGAATAATTGA
- the LOC131147812 gene encoding acetylornithine aminotransferase, mitochondrial-like isoform X2: MSCSLHVFLNKSFCPTTDLHHSIKLKSGGAFPGPFGGRRVVNCVNVDVKASELGKLEAGRVTKEVMEAEGRVLVGTYARSPVVLSSGKGCKLYDCEGKEYLDMTAGIAVNALGHGDPDWLRAVTEQANVLTHVSNVYYSIPQVELAKRLIACSFADRVFFTNSGTEANEAAIKFARKFQRFSQPDGKQLPTEFISFKNSFHGRTMGALALTSKEHYRSPFEPIMPGVTFLEYGNIKAATELIQCGKIAAVFVEPIQGEGGVYSATKEFLQSLRTACDDAGSLLVFDEVQCGLGRTGCLWAHEAYAILPDMMTLAKPLAGGLPIGAVLVTERVAAAINSGDHGSTFAGGPLVCNAAIAVLDKISNPAFLASVSEKGQYLKDMLTRKLGGNSHVRKVRGRGLIIGIELDVPASPLVDACRKSGLLILTAGEGNIVRLVPPLIISEQELDHAVEILSECLPVLDENN; encoded by the exons ATGAGCTGCTCTCTGCATGTTTTCCTCAACAAGTCGTTTTGTCCAACAACCGATCTCCATCACTCAATCAAACTAAAGAGTGGTGGGGCCTTTCCAGGTCCATTTGGTGGTCGCAGGGTGGTTAATTGTGTTAATGTGGATGTGAAGGCATCAGAATTGGGGAAGCTAGAGGCTGGGAGAGTGACCAAGGAAGTGATGGAGGCGGAGGGCAGAGTTCTGGTGGGTACATATGCGAGGTCCCCGGTGGTGCTCAGTAGTGGCAAGGGTTGTAAATTGTATGACTGTGAAGGGAAAGAGTACTTGGACATGACTGCAGGGATTGCAGTGAATGCACTTGGACATGGCGATCCAGATTGGCTGAGGGCAGTCACAGAGCAGGCAAATGTGCTCACGCATGTTAGCAACGTTTATTATTCAATCCCTCAG GTGGAGCTTGCTAAACGCCTTATTGCTTGTTCATTTGCTGATCGTGTCTTTTTCACAAATTCTGGAACCGAAGCAAATGAAGCTGCTATTAAATTTGCAAGAAAATTCCAACGATTTTCACAGCCTGATGGGAAGCAGCTACCAACAGAGttcatttcttttaaaaatagcTTCCATGGAAGGACCATGGGTGCTCTTGCCTTGACAAGCAAAGAGCATTACAGATCACCTTTTGAACCTATCATGCCTGGGGTTACCTTTTTGGAGTATGGGAATATTAAAGCTGCTACAGAACTGATACAGTGTGGCAAAATTGCTGCAGTTTTTGTGGAACCCATCCAAGGGGAAGGTGGTGTATATAGTGCCACAAAGGAATTTTTGCAATCCTTACGCACTGCTTGTGATGATGCTGGGTCTCTTCTAGTCTTCGATGAG GTTCAATGTGGCTTAGGCCGAACTGGTTGTCTATGGGCACATGAAGCATATGCTATATTGCCGGATATGATGACACTTGCCAAGCCTCTTGCTGGAGGCCTACCCATTGGAGCCGTACTAGTGACTGAAAGAGTTGCTGCTGCTATAAATTCTGGAGATCATGGGAGCACTTTTGCTGGCGGGCCCCTTGTCTGCAATGCTGCCATTGCTGTTCTTGACAAAATCTCAAACCCAGCTTTTTTGGCCAGTGTCTCCGAAAAGGGTCAGTACTTAAAAGACATGCTGACACGTAAACTGGGAGGAAACTCACATGTGAGAAAAGTACGAGGGCGCGGGCTCATTATTGGGATAGAACTGGATGTTCCTGCTTCACCTCTTGTGGATGCTTGTAGAAAATCGGGTCTTTTAATATTAACTGCAGGAGAAGGAAACATAGTCAGGCTTGTTCCTCCATTGATAATTTCAGAACAGGAATTGGACCATGCAGTCGAGATTTTGTCTGAATGTTTGCCCGTACTTGACGAGAATAATTGA